A genomic stretch from Salvelinus namaycush isolate Seneca chromosome 25, SaNama_1.0, whole genome shotgun sequence includes:
- the LOC120020614 gene encoding complement factor H-like isoform X2 — protein MGYLFCREMGEPKCLFFVLLIWCLGTVHAQDSQQSCQKPELDQGYFDSDKETYQHGTELYYACDKGRKPVVEGWWAMVKCENRKWSHIPQCIDENSCIAPENPNAKVKKPDVNGWYPNRKKVWFDCDSTHVIKGSTAAKCENGTWTELPLCVERDDLCGEPPLVTNAVITHKYQEKFQEGSKINYKCQDSYTFKETDSSVCQSRGWTTAPKCIPTPSPTERASTGEGDSSTSSDRGNGGTSSGGDHSTSRGGGHSTSSGGGHSTSSAGGHSTSSGDEASPNVRPSARPQPSGPFLPVDRCGEKPTVDNGDFISDSDSNRMALTFKCINYYKLVGPEQVMCHSDQTWSELPICKAPCTVDKMTFDLLDLKKDMFVKEGESQTFLCKKTDYWEQPSAADVRCQNGHVTVGRCTLGCKLDTRHHYWLDLTEDMFVKEGRQTWACKQKDYRGRLVANVECQRGYVTAGGCYLQY, from the exons ATGGGTTATCTATTTTGTAGGGAAATGGGTGAaccaaaatgtttgttttttgttctATTGATTTGGTGTCTCGGCACAGTACACG CTCAAGATTCCCAACAAAGCTGCCAAAAACCCGAACTGGATCAAGGTTATTTTGACTCGGATAAAGAAACGTACCAGCATGGCACGGAACTTTACTATGCCTGCGATAAAGGTCGGAAACCTGTGGTTGAGGGGTGGTGGGCGATGGTTAAGTGCGAGAACAGAAAATGGTCCCACATACCTCAGTGCATAG ATGAGAACAGCTGCATTGCTCCAGAGAACCCTAATGCTAAAGTGAAAAAACCTGATGTGAATGGATGGTATCCCAATAGAAAAAAAGTTTGGTTTGACTGTGATTCAACGCATGTTATTAAGGGCTCTACCGCAGCTAAGTGTGAGAATGGGACTTGGACAGAATTACCACTTTGTGTAG AAAGAGACGACTTGTGTGGAGAACCTCCTCTTGTGACCAATGCAGTTATCACTCATAAATATCAGGAGAAGTTCCAAGAAGGCTCTAAGATAAATTATAAATGTCAGGATTCATATACTTTTAAAGAAACTGACTCTAGTGTTTGCCAATCTAGAGGTTGGACCACAGCTCCCAAATGCA TTCCAACTCCATCCCCCACAGAGAGGGCCAGCACAG GTGAAGGAGACAGCAGCACTTCGAGTGACAGAGGGAATGGTGGCACATCTAGTGGAGGGGACCACAGCACATCTAGAGGAGGGGGCCACAGCACATCTAGTGGAGGGGGCCACAGCACATCTAGTGCAGGGGGCCACAGCACATCTAGCG GTGATGAGGCCTCACCCAATGTCAGACCCTCTGCCAGACCACAACCTAGTGGTCCATTTTTACCTG TTGATAGGTGTGGAGAGAAGCCAACAGTTGATAATGGGGATTTTATCAGTGACTCTGACAGCAATCGAATGGCACTGACCTTCAAATGCATTAACTATTATAAACTTGTGGGCCCAGAGCAAGTGATGTGTCATAGTGATCAAACGTGGTCAGAACTACCCATTTGTAAAG CTCCCTGTACCGTTGACAAAATGACTTTTGACCTGCTGGATCTTAAAAAAGATATGTttgtgaaggaaggagagagtcAGACATTTCTCTGTAAAAAAACGGATTATTGGGAACAACCTTCTGCTGCTGATGTTCGATGTCAGAATGGACACGTGACAGTTGGCAGATGTACAT TGGGCTGCAAACTGGACACACGGCATCATTATTGGCTGGATCTTACAGAGGATATGTTTGTAAAGGAAGGACGTCAGACATGGGCCTGTAAACAAAAGGATTACCGGGGTCGTCTTGTTGCAAATGTTGAATGTCAGAGAGGATATGTAACCGCAGGCGGTT GTTACCTGCAATACTAA
- the LOC120020614 gene encoding complement factor H-like isoform X1 yields MGYLFCREMGEPKCLFFVLLIWCLGTVHGQGYSISAQDSQQSCQKPELDQGYFDSDKETYQHGTELYYACDKGRKPVVEGWWAMVKCENRKWSHIPQCIDENSCIAPENPNAKVKKPDVNGWYPNRKKVWFDCDSTHVIKGSTAAKCENGTWTELPLCVERDDLCGEPPLVTNAVITHKYQEKFQEGSKINYKCQDSYTFKETDSSVCQSRGWTTAPKCIPTPSPTERASTGEGDSSTSSDRGNGGTSSGGDHSTSRGGGHSTSSGGGHSTSSAGGHSTSSGDEASPNVRPSARPQPSGPFLPVDRCGEKPTVDNGDFISDSDSNRMALTFKCINYYKLVGPEQVMCHSDQTWSELPICKAPCTVDKMTFDLLDLKKDMFVKEGESQTFLCKKTDYWEQPSAADVRCQNGHVTVGRCTLGCKLDTRHHYWLDLTEDMFVKEGRQTWACKQKDYRGRLVANVECQRGYVTAGGCYLQY; encoded by the exons ATGGGTTATCTATTTTGTAGGGAAATGGGTGAaccaaaatgtttgttttttgttctATTGATTTGGTGTCTCGGCACAGTACACG GCCAAGGTTACTCCATTTCAGCTCAAGATTCCCAACAAAGCTGCCAAAAACCCGAACTGGATCAAGGTTATTTTGACTCGGATAAAGAAACGTACCAGCATGGCACGGAACTTTACTATGCCTGCGATAAAGGTCGGAAACCTGTGGTTGAGGGGTGGTGGGCGATGGTTAAGTGCGAGAACAGAAAATGGTCCCACATACCTCAGTGCATAG ATGAGAACAGCTGCATTGCTCCAGAGAACCCTAATGCTAAAGTGAAAAAACCTGATGTGAATGGATGGTATCCCAATAGAAAAAAAGTTTGGTTTGACTGTGATTCAACGCATGTTATTAAGGGCTCTACCGCAGCTAAGTGTGAGAATGGGACTTGGACAGAATTACCACTTTGTGTAG AAAGAGACGACTTGTGTGGAGAACCTCCTCTTGTGACCAATGCAGTTATCACTCATAAATATCAGGAGAAGTTCCAAGAAGGCTCTAAGATAAATTATAAATGTCAGGATTCATATACTTTTAAAGAAACTGACTCTAGTGTTTGCCAATCTAGAGGTTGGACCACAGCTCCCAAATGCA TTCCAACTCCATCCCCCACAGAGAGGGCCAGCACAG GTGAAGGAGACAGCAGCACTTCGAGTGACAGAGGGAATGGTGGCACATCTAGTGGAGGGGACCACAGCACATCTAGAGGAGGGGGCCACAGCACATCTAGTGGAGGGGGCCACAGCACATCTAGTGCAGGGGGCCACAGCACATCTAGCG GTGATGAGGCCTCACCCAATGTCAGACCCTCTGCCAGACCACAACCTAGTGGTCCATTTTTACCTG TTGATAGGTGTGGAGAGAAGCCAACAGTTGATAATGGGGATTTTATCAGTGACTCTGACAGCAATCGAATGGCACTGACCTTCAAATGCATTAACTATTATAAACTTGTGGGCCCAGAGCAAGTGATGTGTCATAGTGATCAAACGTGGTCAGAACTACCCATTTGTAAAG CTCCCTGTACCGTTGACAAAATGACTTTTGACCTGCTGGATCTTAAAAAAGATATGTttgtgaaggaaggagagagtcAGACATTTCTCTGTAAAAAAACGGATTATTGGGAACAACCTTCTGCTGCTGATGTTCGATGTCAGAATGGACACGTGACAGTTGGCAGATGTACAT TGGGCTGCAAACTGGACACACGGCATCATTATTGGCTGGATCTTACAGAGGATATGTTTGTAAAGGAAGGACGTCAGACATGGGCCTGTAAACAAAAGGATTACCGGGGTCGTCTTGTTGCAAATGTTGAATGTCAGAGAGGATATGTAACCGCAGGCGGTT GTTACCTGCAATACTAA